CCGATTTTATAAGATAAATAGATCAGATGAACCTTAACTACTCAATCTAAACTTGTTAAAGTAAAGTAATACTTCCCATTTTAATGGATGGCAAAATGCTATAGAGAAGAGGGTATACAATAATACACCAAAAATTATGTTGCACCACACTTGTCTATTAGATGtcaatttcaaatggaaataaaTATCTGTGGTTGTATTAACAAAATGTATGCCTCACACCTAGAAATGCCAACTAAAGGCTTGAAAACATTAATCAACTAAAAATTCTGAACATAGCATAATAGTAATCCAGATCCACCACAAGTTATCGTTTTATTACCTTTTGGCGCGCTCGTCTAATACTTTGTTTGAAATCCTCGGCAGATTTAGTGACAACCTTACACAGTGCCTATATTGTGGATGCAGAAAATAATCAGCATTTCAGCTATATAAAAGAAGTTCAAGTTTAGAATCTCACCTGTATATTCTCCTTTGTCAACCTGGGAGTGCACAAAAAtcaaattagcaaaagaaagaaaatttaaGAGTAGAGGAATATGCATATCATATACTGGAAACAGAAGAAAAGTGCTACTGAATATTAAGTCCAGCAATTTTTTGGGCCATAGTTAACCAACAGATTAATCGTTGAACCATTTCTACGAGTACAAAATGACCATGGAAATTAACTACATTCTCACATGCTGGTCTACAAGATCCAAGTTGCTGATTTATCAGGTGGTCAGCACTCAGCAGAACATCACTAGCATGGTTGATAAGAAACAATCCAACAGCAATACATGTGGAGTAGAAAACCACAATAAATAATAGTTAGAAACAGTATAGGCGTCACTTACGGTGGGATGTTTGCTATGATCCTGTTGCCATCAGGTGTTGGATTGATGCCCAATGGAGATGAGATGATCGCATGCTCAATAGACTTCATTGACTACACGAGTATACTAGAACAAGTCAAAGGAAGCCCCAACAGAAACCTAAGTACAAACAGCGATCCAATGTAACGCTGTTCCTCCAGAGAGAAAACATATAATAAACACATTTGTACGAAGGCTAGTATATTGGACTTCTGTATAACTTGTGATTAAAATGACAACGACCAAGCATGATATTTTGAGAAAATTAGTCACAATCCTCTACATATAAAATATGGATAAAAAAGAAGTGACAACAAAATCTATTGGTTTGTCAAAGCAACAATTAAGGAAGCAAGAAAAACTCTTACACTCGGATCATAAGGCATCACTGATAGGGTATGTGCATCAAGGACAGAAACAACGGCCAAGCGATTCAACGCAACCTTAACACCTGTAGTCTCCACCATGATGTGATCAAGCATACCTGCAGAAGAAATTCGTCGCATCTTCTGTTCAAGAGATAGAACTATCCGAAGAAACAATGACATGGTAAAGATTGAGATTACGACGATACGGTACCAGGAGAAGCTCTTCCCGTTCGCAATTTACTAAGCTCCCGTGACAATGCAACAACGGCTGCCTCCATCTGCTGAGTTGCAGCAGATTTGACAGTCGGTCCAATGTCAGGAGCATCCTGAACTGTATCGCCTCGACCATCATCCTCTAATCACATACAACAAAACAAATATGGGTGATTCATCAGAGTGAATGCTTTCATTTAAGCCCTACAAAGCTATGTTGCAAATCCCACGTCAACTGCATTAACCTAATTTGAAAATTATTAACTCAATAAAACTACATCTAATACAAGTAGTAATCGACAGGCaggaaagatttttttttcaacaaaaatcTAATGAGGAATGGGGAGTGGGGAGTACACGAGGAGAGCGGATGAATATCTTACTCGATTTCTTCCCCTTCGCGAAGCCTCTCCGGGCCTCCAGGAGGAACAGCTTCGTGGGGGCCAACTCCCTCGCGCCGGCGAGGGATCCGACGGACGGTAGGCGGTGGACGGAGGTGGAAGCGGAGGATGCGGCGGCTGCGCGGATGGAGCGGGCAGCAAGGGCCGCGCCTCGGCGCAGGAAGAGCGCCATGAGATTAGGTACTCGGTTTCTAACTACCAGGGCTTACCGGAGGGTTCAGGGGttcttcgccggcgagcggcggcggcggcggcgaacgaggGTTTTGATGGGTTTTGTTCTTCCTTTGCGGTCtcgcagtttttttttttttttagaactcgGTCGCAGACTTGACACTTGAGAGATGGGGTTCATCTCATAGAAAGACAATTAAAAGATAGCCAAGTACCCAGGGTTCTTTCTGCAAATATCCCTCGCCTGTCAATCCTAGTCGCCCACTTCTCTATCCAACGGGTAACGGCTGCTCGACGTCCCGTACTGGAACTTTGCAAATGAGTCCCTTATTCTGGGAATTAATTTGGATCGCGGTCTGTGTTTGAGATCCAAAACTTCATGATAAAAGAGTCCATGATGTACGAAGAACTTTCTATAATTTGAACTGAAATCACTAGAAGAACCCTAAAGCTGGATTCATGGATGTCTAGGAGCTAGACTGCTAGGAGTTGTGCCAAACAAAGGTGTCGACAATTGAATTTAGgccttgtttgtttcagcttaagattattgtaatctgaattattaaatcagattactctaagctggattataataagctgatatAAAATAAGCTACTAGTTGTTTGTTTTTCTGGATTATTAGAGGCATCTAAGGGTAGTaggtctttagccactcaataatctggaaaaagctcctctagaggagattattggattatagtaatctggcttatacaTTGTAATAATctagcataataatctacttgtttgtttcagcttgcTCATAATAAtgcagattataataatcctaagcttaATCAAACAGGACCTTAGTACTAGTATATacaccctccgttccaaaaaagtccaatcctagctatgaatctggacacatgtGTGTTCAGATtcatgtgtccagattcatagccagagtttgttttttttgacaGACTAGTATGTAGTATTTGTTCAACAAGGACACAATTCTTTTTTGCTATTTTTGATTTGAATAGTCCGCTGCAACACACAAATATTTGGCCAGTATAGTACtccactactccctccgttttcaaatatttgataccgttgactttttagcacatgtttaaacgttcgtcttattcaaaaacttttgtgaaatatgtaaaactatatgtatacatataagtatatttaacaatgaatcaaatgatagaaaaagaattactccatccgtcctaaaataagtgcagttttgcactggTCACATCCAATGTTTGACTgctcgtcttatttgaaatttttcaatgattagtatttttgttgttagtagatgataaaacataaatagtactttatgtgtgactaactttttttaatattttcataaatcctatcttactataaagttatcccccactaactccttaagcttaacatgcaaatatgccacattatcatccactaacaatcatcacatttaaacatcatgcaaacatattatatctttatagtttttataatttaagagcatttcaaatacaaacatgttaaattatcatccaatatAATTCACGTAATGTTTCAacgtatatctttattatgttttatgatatcctatatacttatatagttcatcctcactgatacttagtgcttaaatgattaatctatggtacaaattatatttctattttttctctaattaagtcatatcatatcaattgtccaaactatctccctacttttcttcttctataaagtcataccaccttactttttacatttgaatcaccattctacatactatttaaatttaaattagcataaaccacattaatttacttaatctgatgttatctagttATCTGACAcgttattttttctattgttATCATattaaattcccgcagcaatgcgcggggtttcacctagtttttcaaataagacggacggtcaaacctTCGACACGGATTctcacggctgcacttattttgggactgaggtagtaataattacttaaattttttgggTGTTGCTATAATTATGTCGACACATTTTGTGAGTAATCACAGTTGATTTCTTGTTCAATTTGATCTCCCTTGAGATTCATGCTATGATTGCAATACCATGTGCATTGAACGTCTTTATGTGTTTCGTGTTGCATCGTGAAGCCAATCAATTCAAATTTCTTATCTCGTCAGCATGtgttttcatgaaaaaaattacatatcTAATTTcaggacttacatatgtaattttagaacttacactgtaaatatactaaaattacatatgtaatttagggacttgcaatgtaaatacatgctgactattttttggtgaaaaatatggcgccataaatatagttactctcaatttttttaataagatgaacggtcaaatatattgaAAAAAAGCCAATGGCTTCAAATATTtaagaaacggaggaagtaaaattTATAAGATATGAAACTGAATCCACTCAAAATTTAATCATGGATTCTTGATTCTTTGTGGCATCTCAACCTTGTTTCCGAGGATTCTGATACTGATGACGAAACTCGTCCGCGTGTCTAATCTGCCGCTGGCCGGTTTCCATGCAACGTGGGATATGAAATACCCCTTGTTGGAAAGGAATTAAGTTGCCGATACGTTGATTGTCCAGCACATTGGAATATGGACAGTGCTCCTAACTCCTAATACTTGTCCTCATCTTTCGAGTGTTAGTCAACTACCGTGAGACATACACAGGACCCAAATTAAACTTTACAACAAATAGGAATGGTCGGTATAAGTAGGCGTGTTAGTCCACCTGGCTGATCGTAGCCTGCCGTGCGTTCGGAGTTCAGATCACCGGCGCTGCCTGGAAAGTCACATACCAGTACAGAATAGTACTCCGGTAGCTGGTATACCGTACGATACCGTCTACGGAGTGGACTATTCCATgtctccgtcaaaaaaaaaaaacgcgtACCTATCGTAGATCCTGGCTGATTCGGCCAGTGAAGCCCCCAAAAAACCGAGACGTTTACGACGGCTTCGCGTACGCGCCGGAGAGACGGGCTCCACACCACACCACCGCCCACCGCGTCACGCCGTCGCGTGAGATTGGCTTACATTCCCTGGCCGCCGCACGACTGACGCCCGTGCCGTGCAGCAGCGTGCGCTTCCGCGACGACAAGGGCTCACGCGCGGGGAGCTGGGGAGGCAGGTGGAACCAACGAACCTGCATGCGGGGGGGTTGTGGTCGATCGATCCGCCACCCGCGTGCGGTGCCGCACCGCCGCCACGAGGCCGTTGATAGAGATATGGCCCGCGCGTTGCTACGAACGTTTGCCGTGCCGGTGCCCCGCTGCGGCGTGTTGGCCGCGGCTAGCTCTGCCTGGCGACGCGCACGCACGCATACGCAGACGCAGGCCGAAATAACGTGCAACCGCACGCAAAAGCGACGGTGAAACGGTAACAAGCTAGGCCCCAGACCGGGACCGGACGACGTACGGGTGGATGGAAGCAGCGCCAGCGAGCGAAGCACACGCTTTTCCCCTCCTCTGAAACGCTACGCGTCAATGTAGTCATCAAAGTCTATCGATCGATCGGGATAACATAAAAGGGGTAAGGtaattcccaacccaatgaatATTgttcatagcattaaataaactGTCACCtagaataaaaaatgatgtggcaagtgaataaatgagaaaagagaaggaaaccatatcTTGCATATCatagtttctacacaacatccaagacatcatgtgagataagtagtattaaatttaagtatggaatagtggtgtttgtatTGGAAGGATAATGTCTCGTACTAGTTTTTcaatgatgtggagtttataaaAATCATATCTAGTGTGTTGGGTTAGGAATAACGTAAGATCGAGTAGGACGAATCCCGGTGTCCCACCTAGCAAACAGCGACGCTACCGCGCCAACGACAGCGTACTACGTACCGGGCGGTTCAGGGCTTCAGGCTGCAGTGCAAGCCTATCGAGAGCTAATTTGCCCGAGACTTGGTCGTTCAACTCCAACGACTGTAGTAGAGCTGATAGCCGGGCCCCGCTACAAGGGcgggaagcagaagaagaagaagtccGCGGCGAGATGTCACGGCGGCTGGGACGACTAAATATCGCCGGTTCACTTCAAAGTCTCGGAAATTTGTCTACTTCCTCTCGCCCTGGCCTCCCTTGCAGCGATATCGTCCACAGGCTAGGCACGAAACTTCAGCAACGCGATCAATCGATAGATTTCCGTGCAATACATAAGCAGGCGACTACTTTCCGCAGCTTAGCCGCCCTCTCGAGCTCGTGCAAACCTACCCCAGAGGAGTTAATTATAGATAGTTAACTCGTGCTGCTTGCTAGCTGATCATCAGTTGATGCCGGCGATGGGGTTGTGGGAGAGCGTGAGGAGCTTGTTCGGGGAGGGAGGCAACGGCTGCCTACCTCGGATTGGGAAGAAAGAGTCCGAGGATCTTTACTCTTATCCAGTGGATCATGGTATGTAATTTTGTTTTTGTCTCTCTGTgtgtgttgttgttgttgtttcttTCTCCATTTTGTTGACAATTGGACCACGTTGCTTTTGGTGCTGAATTCTCAACTGTTTCTCTACTCCGGTTAGCTGTAATTTGATTAGCTCAATTCTGGGATTCTCATCGTGTCTGTCAGCAGGTAGACAGGCCCTCGATATATTCTTTTGCGTTCTTGTGTTCTTTCTAGCTCTGCTTTGATAAGTGATAGTCGACAGTGATTAAACAGGAGACAATCGACCATTTCTACTAGCATGCGTGAAGGATTAACAGCGAAATCTTTGCTTTTTTCCACTGTGTTCAGATAAACGGAAAGGAGCGGACCGTGCGgccgcggaggaggtggtgacAGTGGAGGTGCCGGAGGTGCCCGTGCGCGAGCTGAACGAGATCACCAACTCCTTCTCGAACGAGAACCTCATCGGGCAGGGCTCCTACGCGAAGGTGTACAGGGTCCTCATGCGCGGCGCGAGGCCCGCCGTCGTCAAGAAGCTCGAGAAGCCGTCCAAGCACGCGTCCAACGTCGTCTTCCTCAAGCAGGTGCGTAGCTCTTCTCGGTGCTTTTTACCAATGCTCACTCTGCTACTACTTACCATATATATCTGCAGCTGTCGGTGGCGTCGCGGCTGAAGCACGAGAACTTCGTCAGGCTGTTGGGGTACACGATCAGCGGCGACCTCCGCGTGCTGGTCTACGAGTACGCCGCCATGGGCACCCTCCACGACGTCCTGCACGGTACAATCTCTACTTCTAAGGATCAGTCACTccctctcatttttttttacaactacGCTTGccgaactgctaaacggtgtgatcAGCCTGGGACTGAACCATTGGTGTGTCGTCGTGTGCAGGGCCGAGGGACGGACAGGGGTGGGGCGGGGAGGCGAAGGCGGTGGTGAGCTGGGAGCAGCGGGTGCGGATCGCGCTGGACGCGGCGCGCGGGctggagtacctgcacgagAAGGTGCAGCCGGCGGTGACGCACAAGGACGTGCGTTCCACCAACGTGCTGCTGTTCGAGGGGTTCAGGGCCAAGATCGCCGACTACAACATGTTCAGCCAGGCCGCCGACATGGCTCGCCTCAACCGCTCCACTCACACCCTCGGCTCCTTCGGATACCAGGCGCCGGAGTACGTGCACGCACGCACACACACAAGCCCAGCTGATCTCTGTCTGGCCATGGCTGATCGATCTCGTCATGGCTTTCTTGTTGTTGGATTGGGTCGTCGAACGATTTTGCTGAAATTTTCGTTGGTTTGGGGATGTTCCAGGTATGCCATGACTGGTCAGATGAACGATAAGAGCGACGTTTACAGTTTTGGGATTGTTCTGCTGGAGCTCTTGACGGGGAGGAAGCCGCTGGACCGGACGTTGCCGCAGGGTCAGAGAAGCCTGGTTAACTGGGTaagcatttttcttttctggttttcacatttccttttctttgtCTTAATCACTGCATTTCCCTCTCAGTTGTACCAGCTAACCCAAAGAACATTAATATATTGGTCACCTACCTCGTCTATTTTCATCCTTGGTCTTCCTTTCTCACCTAAGAAGCAGCTGAAAAGCTTTTTAGTGAAAGATTTATCTGATAGCTAAGCTGTGGAATACCGAACACGTACTTATCAATTATCAAACTGCAATTCGTCTGCCAAATTTCAATAAACCTCAAACCAGAAGCTTCTAGCCCCTTGATTAAAATTTTATGGAGGTCACTTTCCAAAGGCGATAAGACAGTAGGAGATGCATTTGTGCTATGACGCAAGAAACAAATTGCATCAGTTTCTTTCCTAAATAAACAACACAATCCAACGAAAACAAAAACAATGGCAGTACGAGCATAGTACTAGTATATCTTGAAACAAAGATGATGCTATCACACAATGTTCAGACTCTGACCTGGCGTATCTCCTGCCCCATTTGATATGCTAGGCAACTCCAATTTTGACTGAAGACAGGGTCCAGGACTGCATCGACCCCAATCTTGGCGACAAGTATCCTCCTACCGGAGCTCTCAAGGTTTCTCTCTTAACTATTCACCTGCATTGCATTTTTGCACCCAACCATTACCATCTCTATCTATGTATCTCTAGTAGGTTTCTACTTCTAACCGTCAGGGTGTGGCAATGTCACAATGCAGCTGGGGAGAATCGCGGTGCAGTGCCTGCAGTACGACCCTACGTTCCGGCCATCGATGGGCACCGTTGCCCGCGTCATCAACTACGCCGTCGTGCGAGACCAGCAAGGCGTGGTCTGATGATCcacgaggattttttttttttttgcacttgTTCATTTTGATTTGTTCGTGTGAATCAACCGTGTATATGCCTTGCGTTGTGCAGGCTAGTTAGACATGCAAGAGATACAATTCTTGCAGTAATAGTTGAAGAGAGACTATATCCAAAAAGCCTCTGGTTGATATAAACTGGTACCGGTAAAACTTTCCCAAAGCTTAGGAGTCCATAGGGGGAAAAAAACAGAACAGAAGGCCTTATTAAGGCCATGTGTGCAAGCTAGTTAGACGTGCAAGAGTATGCTAGTAGTACAGTAAATCGCTCAATTTTGGATGGAGttgtttctcttctttttttttctcctgaagatgcatcatctaaggaaaaaaaatgtactgAGCAGAACACTGAGCTTGTTAGGAAAAAAACAGTTCAGTAGTATAAATGGTACGAATGTTCAGTACAATTGTGTCCCGTTAACATACATCGATTTTGCCAAAAGAACAAAGGGAACTTTGTATAGTATGAGTGTATTTGTATAGGGTCGGAAGTCTTGCCATCCGAATGTTTGCCCCAAAAATGTTGgggtaaaaaaaagagaagagaaaataggataacctgaaacggagctATGAATATTTCGTTTCATTCTATAGTTTACAACTGTTTATTTTACTCATCATGCTACATAAATTCTGTGTGATTCATGGCAAAAAGAATTTCTTCTATACCTACCTGCAGAATCAAATGGAAGAGTTTATCAGAGCTATTGAGAATGAACGTCTTACAAAGCTGTTGATTGTAATACCAACAAACAGGAATAGAAATTGTTTGCAACAAAAAATAGGTAGTTTTGGGTTGCTGTAAGCCTAGGCTCTCAAATAGTTTTCTTTGGTGCTAAGGGCTTCTATTCCATGCCCATGAGAGTACCTGTTGTTTTACAACCATGAACTGGCTTACTAGTAGTGATAGATAGTACCAATCTTAGTAGTAGTCATATAACTAAGATGAACTCTGATTCCAACTATGTTACACCCAACTGATTATGCACTCCTTGCCTTCAAAGTCACAAGCATCTGCTCTAACATCCATCTCTACTCTAAGCAAAAGAGAAGCTACTGACAATAGTACATAACACCAAATCATCAACTGTCTCTGTCAGTCTCACTGATGGCAGCTGCAGGTTGCCGCAACCAGGTCTATAAAATCACCTCCTACCATCATAGTCTAAACTTTCTAATAGGTGACCCCTCACCCACCCAACCCATGTTTTGAATTTCAATCTGAGGTAACTAACGCTAACAGTAATACAGAAACTGATCGTAAGCAGTTCCTTGCGAATGCAGTTTCACTGACAGATAGCTTACAGTTGTAACAAAGTGACATTTTCATCCAACAAACACTGAAATGACACAGCAACATATTTGTCCATGAGAAAAGTGTGTGAGATTCACCTCAAACAGAAGGCTAAATAGGCAACAATGGTTTTCTCTCATCGGTTGCAGTAAGATGGCTTGCCTGAAAACATAGTCAGCACAAGAGATAAGTCCATGAGAAATAAAGTTGTCATTCTTGGTTTTATTCAACAAAACAATGAGTCACTTACATCATCAGCAGCGCCAGCAGTCATATTTACAAAAGAAGAGTCGGATGACCTGCCACACAAAATTGTTTTATGAGATTAGATGTTCTGAAATATTTCATAAAATCATGACACTTTCACTTCAAATGTCATTAATATGAAGTATAAATGCAAGGGACAAGCGATGTTTACCTATGATTCTGTGCATCTTCCGGTTCTAATGCTCCAGCTGGTTTGTCATCTTTGACCTTTGCCAGTGGGGAGAAAAACTGAACAAGAACAGCACTTAGCCACTTACATATGTTCAACTAAGACACAATAAGTAGTAGGCTAAAGAATAGACAATAAAAAATCACCTGGTGCATCGAAATAAACACTATTGAGATGCCTAGGAGAAAGTTAACTGTCAAGGTATGTCCCAAAAATGCAGCAGATGCTAGACCGGTAAATATTGTGGCCACGGTTGATGAATACTTCTTCAAAATTGTGTCTGCATTACGATTTTAGTCAATTGTTACTAAAGCATGGGAAATCATAACATCATGTAACTGAAACACAGAAACAAAGAATTGGAAACTCAAGATTGTGTAAGAGAGTAAATCAGGTATACCATCCTTTACCTGCATACTTAAAGAAGAATGAAGAGAGAATGCCTTGTGCAGCATTGTTACAAATGAGAAACATTGTGGCCCTTGAATGACCTCGAAGGATGTCAAAACTCTCTGGCCCTGCAAACAATGGGGCAAAGTTATATCATAGACATATAGCCAATAGTCCAAAACAAAACATAAGACACGGTACGACACTAATGGAAGGTAGTAAGATTTGGCCAACTCGACAGTTTGTGAGACACAGAGTATTAAACACGAAATACAAAGTAATGCCCGTCTGGCTGCTTGGAAGAGGTGATGCATGCATAGGCTATATGGGTTCCCCTCTTGAACGGTACTTTAAATATAATAACAAAACATGCTACAGTGCATGATTTTCAGTTTCTGACTGGTAGCGCTATAAAAATTTGCAGGATGAAAAGACGCACTGATTTCAAAGTACATATTCAACCATATACCAAGCTCTAAACAGACATCCAATTTCCTTTGCTTTGCAACACAAAAGACACAAGAGTCCTCGGGTACCACATCTGTTGTTTGCAACACCTGAAATACTAATGAGAATATTGCATGCATGCCATTTTCCATCAGGCCTAAGTCACCCCACATGTTGACTTTCAAATACTGAAATACATTATAATGCATAACAGCATATTCATCACCTTAGAATCTAAGTTGCTTACCTTGAAATATGACAGTCCCCAGGATGCCAAGGAAGTTGAAAATTGCACCATAACCATATAGAAACAAATTCTGCATGTTGTGCCAAGAGTTAGTGTGAATGAAGGGAGAGAGAagtcaaggaaaaaaaatgtgaacAGGTAAGCATCAAAAACCAAGGGACTAGATCTTATCAGTTTATTGTTTTCAGTATTATATGCGTGTGTTATAAGTAATTTGAAAGAGTTGTAAGGCAAACTTTTTTAGTGCAAATCACCTGAAGATAGATGCTTGTGTCGAACTGGCTTTTCAAAGCATACTCATTGTAGACTGAG
This window of the Oryza sativa Japonica Group chromosome 4, ASM3414082v1 genome carries:
- the LOC4336241 gene encoding uncharacterized protein, producing the protein MALFLRRGAALAARSIRAAAASSASTSVHRLPSVGSLAGARELAPTKLFLLEARRGFAKGKKSKDDGRGDTVQDAPDIGPTVKSAATQQMEAAVVALSRELSKLRTGRASPGMLDHIMVETTGVKVALNRLAVVSVLDAHTLSVMPYDPSSMKSIEHAIISSPLGINPTPDGNRIIANIPPLTKENIQALCKVVTKSAEDFKQSIRRARQKALDTIKKSASGMPKDDVKRLEKEVEELTKKFIKSADDMCKAKEKEISGN
- the LOC4336242 gene encoding PTI1-like tyrosine-protein kinase 3 gives rise to the protein MPAMGLWESVRSLFGEGGNGCLPRIGKKESEDLYSYPVDHDKRKGADRAAAEEVVTVEVPEVPVRELNEITNSFSNENLIGQGSYAKVYRVLMRGARPAVVKKLEKPSKHASNVVFLKQLSVASRLKHENFVRLLGYTISGDLRVLVYEYAAMGTLHDVLHGPRDGQGWGGEAKAVVSWEQRVRIALDAARGLEYLHEKVQPAVTHKDVRSTNVLLFEGFRAKIADYNMFSQAADMARLNRSTHTLGSFGYQAPEYAMTGQMNDKSDVYSFGIVLLELLTGRKPLDRTLPQGQRSLVNWATPILTEDRVQDCIDPNLGDKYPPTGALKLGRIAVQCLQYDPTFRPSMGTVARVINYAVVRDQQGVV